TGATCTGTGCCATAAGTACAACTCCTAGCTACTTTTATAGTTACTAAATTTTCAGAGATACCCTAACGTACCACTCTTTTACGCATCAATGATGACAAGTGCTTCCCGACAGTCGCCGGAAACCAAAGCCAGCATTAAACAGGGAAGAAGCCCAGCTGGCAAACAAAGTCCACAACAACTACCCTAAAGACAAATTTATTTGATTGTTTTTTAATCAGGTGAGACCTTGGAAGCAAGAATAGTCACAACCCAAGCTCCCACACCTTAAACCCCCAAAAAAATAGACGCGTAGTGCCACTTGCCTATTCGTGGCAAACAGCTCACTAAAGTGGGTCCGCTCCGTATCCTCCCTAAAGCTATCGTGATAGGTAGTATCTTTTAACCGATCAAGGAGATGGCCGGAATGAGTGCCACTTCATTACTAGAAGGCGCCTCATCATGATGAGCCTCTTATTCCTCTTCTATCTCTTGGCAATGTCCCTCGCCGCAAAGAACAATCGTTCACTCGCAACAGCAACATTCGTTTTTGCCCTAGTGCTAAGTGTCCTATGGCTGAGTTACCACACCAGCGACAATGTCAACTTAGCCTTGTAAACATGGGATAGGGAGTATGGAGAGAGCACTTCGAGACCTGAACGCAATAGGCATAATTATCATATGTGGCGTACTCGGCATCGCTGCATACTTTCAATTGGTGGATGGGGAAATGCCCTGCCCACTCTGCCTACTTCAAAGAATTGGGCTCACGGGAGTCTTGTTTGGCCTGACATTAAATTTACTCTACGGAAGCCGCCCGATGCACTACAGCCTGGCCACGCTGTCAGCACTATTTGGTGCAGCCACCGCCCTACGTCAAGTCAGCCTGCACGTTATTC
This DNA window, taken from Microbulbifer sp. VAAF005, encodes the following:
- a CDS encoding DUF5993 family protein, yielding MSLLFLFYLLAMSLAAKNNRSLATATFVFALVLSVLWLSYHTSDNVNLAL